A genomic segment from Nicotiana sylvestris chromosome 1, ASM39365v2, whole genome shotgun sequence encodes:
- the LOC104249486 gene encoding adenylate isopentenyltransferase 5, chloroplastic-like, whose amino-acid sequence MMMNIASYVSCKQVHHQPLINFREGLTIDPFMPRRRKDKVVIVMGATGTGKSRLSIDLANHFQAEVVNSDKMQVYKGLDIVTNKVTEEETCGIQHHLLGIADPNENFTSTDFVHHASMAVGSITRKGHLPIIAGGSNSYIKALVNDDIEFKSRYECCFLWIDVDLAVLRRFVSERVDKMVNEGLVEEVREFFNPEGDYTNGIRRAIGVPELDQYFRNENNKLIDEDARNRILQVAIEKIKANTCKLATCQRQNILRLESQLGWNISRLDATEAFEKKGGEGHQAWHRLVSVPSTRFVRHFRREELFNIPSPSFLPASSSINIETTKPPAILSTF is encoded by the coding sequence ATGATGATGAATATTGCGTCATATGTTTCTTGCAAACAAGTTCATCATCAGCCACTTATTAATTTCCGAGAGGGTCTAACTATCGATCCCTTTATGCCCCGTCGACGAAAGGACAAGGTGGTGATAGTTATGGGAGCAACAGGGACTGGAAAATCTAGACTTTCAATTGATCTAGCCAACCATTTTCAAGCAGAGGTTGTGAACAGTGACAAAATGCAAGTGTACAAAGGTCTTGATATAGTCACAAATAAGGTAACAGAGGAGGAGACCTGTGGAATCCAACATCATTTGTTAGGAATTGCTGACCCTAATGAAAATTTCACTTCCACTGACTTTGTTCACCATGCTTCGATGGCTGTGGGATCAATAACAAGAAAGGGTCACCTACCGATAATTGCTGGAGGGTCGAATTCGTACATTAAGGCCCTAGTGAATGATGACATTGAGTTCAAATCCAGGTACGAATGTTGCTTTCTCTGGATTGATGTGGACCTGGCAGTACTGCGTCGATTCGTGTCAGAACGAGTGGATAAGATGGTGAATGAAGGGTTAGTAGAGGAAGTGAGAGAATTTTTCAACCCTGAAGGTGATTACACAAATGGAATTAGACGTGCAATTGGAGTTCCAGAATTGGACCAATATTTCAGAAATGAGAATAATAAGTTAATAGATGAAGATGCCCGTAATAGGATTCTTCAAGTTGCCATTGAAAAAATTAAGGCCAATACATGCAAATTGGCAACATGTCAACGTCAAAATATTCTTAGACTTGAGAGCCAACTCGGGTGGAATATTAGTCGACTTGATGCAACTGAAGCATTTGAAAAAAAAGGTGGTGAAGGGCATCAAGCTTGGCATAGGCTTGTCTCTGTACCAAGTACTCGATTTGTTCGCCATTTTCGTCGCGAAGAACTTTTCAATATCCCTTCTCCTTCCTTCTTGCCTGCATCTTCTTCCATTAATATTGAAACCACCAAACCTCCTGCAATATTGTCCACTTTTTGA